The genomic stretch ATACATTGAACTAGTGCTTAACAAGGTGTTAAACAACACCTCTGCATGGGTTCTTGATGACATTTTAATGTATCAGATTTGGTGTTTATTTCTGTGAGGAAGATAAATGTGCACCTCCTTTAATTTCCCTCACCCTGGTACTGTtgagaaactgtgtgtgtgtgtgcgtgcgtgcgtgtctaGACGTCTTAGTGTGTTTTCCCTGAACAACCTGTCAGTGAATGAGGTAGCGTCGTACCGGGAAGCTGGCCATGGGCACTCCAGCAGCTGAGTAGATCTCAAGCAGGGGCCTGGCACTGGCAGAGCGCTCCCGTCTCTGACTCTCCTTCAGCAGGGCTACAGGGAACAAGCACACAGGtgagcacacagcacagcaaacgAGCACACAGCAAACAGCACAAGGAACAAGCAAACAGGTGAGCATAGGGGCCTCTCTATGCTGTACCAAGCTTTCttttcactatgcttcattaccatttgctatgtttttactatgatAAGATTTTAGGAGGGTAGCTCCTGGAACATGTAAACAGCTGGATGTGCCCACCTATAGGGCCCCCGTACGGGGCGGCTGCAATGAGGCAGTCCTTCAGCCCTTCTCGGAGGTTCCATCCCATCTCATACAGCTCGATCTTCCTGAAAACACAAAGTTGCGTCACAGATTCACTTTAGTGCTGGGATCAGTATTCCAGTATTGGAACAAATACTGCATGAAATGCAACACGTTTGTTATTCGTTCATACATGAGAATTTATGAATGAGAGTGTAGAAAACgtatcattgaaaaaaaaaaaaacatcaatgaggcaagaaaaaataataatctactgCACATGAAAGCGATACTGTAATGTTGTATGAGttatatctttgttttgttttccttctaATTAATGCCTGCTGCCACTAGTTTAACGGGAAATTAATTAAACAGTTGTCAGACGCCTTAATGCCAGTCAAAATCCTACTGACAGTAACCTCCAGTTAAATCCCAAATCTAAtctaataaaaatgtgttcataAGATGCGGGGGTCACCACTGTATTATGCtacaaaatataaatgcatagcCTGATTATTAACCAAAGCAGTACGTTCGGCGATTAATATTGTCACAGTGTCAGATGAGACGACCCGTGTAGGCAGTCATATGACACAGCAACGCGACGAGAGGAACTCGTATCTAAATAAACCCAGTGTAAACTGGAATTAGTTCGTACCTGTAAAACGCTTCCCCCAGCGGGTTCCAGTTTGCCGTCACAAAAGCCATTATACCCCCGAATGCGCATTCGTTGGTTTACTACGGTATCTATTTATCGTTTGTTTTCGAGCATGGTTATATGAGATACAGACAAGCTATGCTGATGCTGTCTGTATGAAATCCCACCCACTCTTTCTTCCTCAACTTTCTCACACAGGAGCTCTGACACCACCGGTTTCCCTGGCGCCATCTACTGCGTGGGAGGAAACGTTTTTTTCTTTGTGACGCATGTTAGGAAGATGAACTCAAAAGCAATACATATACAAATGCTTACTGCAGACCATACAGAAGACATCAGCCACACAGGTCCAGCCAGATGTTTGGCACACAGTGTCAAGCAGGTTTCAGCGGGGGTGGGATTGTGTCCATACATCTCAAACACAGCCAGTTCATCAAGGTCTGGTTTTTGATATGCAAGCacaaaaaagtattatattatggagaaatataataaaaagaaataataccAGATTTTAAAAACTGGGAAAGGTTTCAAGGACAACAAGCTTTGTATGTCTGCTCTCTCCTTTTCCATGTGTCGGTCACCACAAGAcgaggggggggggtttaaaaataaaataaacaaaaatccaCTAgggcacactgcctcccagcccatTAGTATCAACCGCTAGTCCACACTGCTTCCCCATTCCTCAGTTCTCGCTACAATAGAAGATGAGACGTCTCTGTGCTTTCCCCTCCCTGTTCAAGCCATAGCACCACATGTCCCTCTTCAACAAGATTTGCAGCTGGAGTGTAAAAACTGACAGGTCTGAAAGGGTGTCTGCCAAGAGGGTagagaagaaaaaacacactACCATCAACAGAAAGAAAAGCCTGAAgtttaaaatacaagaataaaaacagcaacatgtcGGTTGTAAGAGTTTattatggtaaatatatattttcatattactTTCTGTATTATACAAAGTCTGCTCTCTAGTTCATTAATGGTCCCATGcaaatattctgtataaaaatgTAGAAATGCTGCTGACATGCTGCAATGTACATTCCAAATGTCATTTCAAAACCATGTCCATGCCTACAGGGTTTTTATACAAagtattgtttcattttgtttttaaaactccaAACCTAAAAGTTAACCAAATCCTGGAACTGCAAAAGGCCATTTCAGCTTACTCCAATGTAAAGAAAATGTCAGTAGCCTTGTGAATAAAACTGCACCACTCTTTCACTGTGACAGCAATGGGATAACCATGCAATACAGAAATAACATTAAACAATATAAGCCCAACCCTTTAAGAAACAGCATTGCTTTTTAatgtcagaaaaacaaaacagctcagTAAAAAATGAGATAGCCAGCACTTTCTGAAACGCATCCGAGTGAATGCATACCAGGACAGACAATCAAGCAGAGCTACTGCTCAAGACTCCTCGTTCGTTTTTTCATGCCTGACCCCCGTACAGTGGAGTTAGGAGAGATCTGCTTGGGTTTTAAATAAACTGCTGCAACAAATCCAAGTAGACTAAACTTTTCAACTTGTAAAAGCAGATGTGCGTACCGCAAAGCTAAACAAAATTCACGCATTCACTCGCCAATTAAAGTTCATTGACCAAATGGGTTTAGTAATAATTAGGCTTTGTAGCTGCTCAACTAGGGTTAGCTTGCATAATAAGAGTTCAGTTTTAGGTCAGAGGTGGAATGAGAACACGGAATAAGGTCATGAAAAGATACTGCAGTTATCCAAATCCAAACTTTCCCTGCACTGGTCCCAGCTCTTAAGCTATAAAAATATATCTGTTGGAAACACATCTCATTCTAAGCTTGAACAATCTCTAAATATCCAGCGTAAATTTCAAAAACCACCATGCATGGTCCCTCTTTACAACCAACTTTGAGTAAAGAACAGATGACATACACTAAAACGTACATTAATTCTGAACTCCTGATATTAGAACATTATTAGGTTAGAAATGCATGAAGCGAAAGTAAAGAACACTTGCGGTGTGCAGTCTTGTATACAGGCAACTGTGGAATGAATGAGAAACCAATTCATTTGAGAGGTTACAGTTTAACCGGGCCACTGCTGGGTCAGTCCAGCTCAAGATTGAAGCTTCTGGAGAGGTGTTTCCACCATTTGTGGCTTTTGGACATGTACGATTGAGAAAATGGTGCCAGGACAAATTGGGTGTCCGTCCTGTGTTTACAATAAAGGACTCAGCCCACTGTACCGTGTTTGAGGACTGTTCTCCCACACTGGTTTGACAGCATCATGCCTGTCTTCACAGAAACTAACCTGGGGGCAGCTTTCTCTGCATACTGCAAATTAGGTTAAAGCTATACGTTACTAAAAATTAAATATggtctcacatacacacacacaaaaaagacatttagttaatacaattatttgttaCTACTTTGTTAACCTTAAGCTTCTCCCAGTATTTTGGTAAATAAACACAACGCAtcaaattacatttctaaattaaacaaaatatacacactGGTCCACACTGCTTTCAGAGAAACAGCAACAGAcacagaattgaaaaaaatacttGGTACATCAATAAGAAGTAAAACTATTATCATAATTACACTTTGTACTTAAAGTACTAATCATTTTAGTACAAATTCAACCTAAACTTCCATGTTATGAAAAGGGTTTTTTTCTGGCCAATGCTCTACGCAGTACTGCGTAACGGACGCTAGATTTTAAGAACAATTCACCAGATACAAAGTATGGTTTTTTTTCATGGCTTGTAAAATGCTTGTTTACAACTCTTCCTTGCATCAAATAGCAAAgaacctttttaaatataaaactctCACAAGATGACAACATCAGACGTGGTGAAATTGAGTTGGTCACTGGCTGATAATAGTATTGataattactgtataaaatgCCCCTGACAATGATGGaacttaaaacataaatattcacGACCATACAACATACTGTAGTCTCGTATGTTtgagtacaaatatatatatgttatattatatatatatatatatatatatatatatatatatatatatatatatatatatatatatatatagacacacacacacacattttattctgctttagcaaattttttaaatattcttctcCAAACTGCTTCAAAAATCTAATTAACGAAACAGTCATCCTCTAACAATTACACTGTTAGTATTCATCCCAAAAaactattttcataaaaaaaaacagttctggtTCTTTCTGCAAAGCAGCTATTGAATCAGCAGGCAGCAGTTAAATATGTCCTCGTCTCTACATCAGTATACAAAGGCATTCCTCTCGGGGGTGATTCCTGGTTTAATTGCTCTTCTGATGCTCCTCCCCACTTGCCAAGACCTTCTTTCTTTGTCTCATCATGTGAAAGTACAGCTGAGGGAAAACTGATaggaaaaacacaaacacaagatttTATTATAGCAGCACAATACCTTCAATATTAGAGATGCAAGGTTTTATTATAGCAGCACAATACCTTCACTATTAGAGATGCAAGGTTTTATTATAGCAGCACAGTACCTTCAATATTAGAGATGCAAGGTTTTATTATAGCAGCACAATACCTTCAATGTTAGAGATGCAAGGTTTTATTATAGCAGCACAGTACCTTCAATGTTAGAGATGCAAGGTTTTATTATAGCAGCACAGTACCTTCAATGTTAGAGATGCAAGGTTTTATTATAGCAGCACAGTACCTTCAATATTAGagatgcaatgttttattatagcAGCACAACACCTTCAATATTAGAGATGCAAGGTTTTATTATAGCAGCACAGTACCTTCAATATTAGAGATGCAAGGTTTTATTATAGCAGCACAATACCTTCAGTGTTAGAGATGCAAGGTTTTATTATAGCAGCACAATACCTTCAATGTTAGAGATGCAAGGTTTTATTATAGCAGCACAACACCTTCAATATTAGAGATGCAAGGTTTTATTATAGCAGCACAACACCTTCAATATTAGAGATGCAAGGTTTTATTATAGCAGCACAGTACCTTCAATGTTAGAGATGCAAGGTTTTATTATAGCAGCACAGTACCTTCAATGTTAGAGATGCAAGGTTTTATTATAGCAGTTAGAGATGCAAGGTTTTATTATAGCAGCACAATACCTTCAATGTTAGAGATGCAAGGTTTTATTATAGCAGCACAACACCTTCAATATTAGAGATGCAAGGTTTTATTATTGCAGCACAGTTGAATTGTCTCTATGGAGCATAAAGTTACCATGTTCTGTTTTTAactaataaatatgaattaaCTAGAACAACGCAACGTTGTATTTCTTTCTATGCGGTTCTGTACTTTTGCTTCAAAAGGCAAGTTAAAAAACGAAACAAACCACGATCCACAAAATTACCAAACCATAAAGAAATACCTGATGGTTGATTTGTGTTTCGGATATTTGTTCAGATCTCAAAACTCttatttttgataataataataataataataataataataataaaataatagcctACACTTACGTGGGATGTACGAGACCATTACAAGAATGAGGAAGGTGTAGTAGTCAAAGGAGAAGTTGTACTTGTTGGGCAGCGTTACAGAGTACAAGCCGGTCTTCTGGACGTAGGGCAGAGCAGCGTATATCGTGAGCAGCTCACCAGTCACGCCCATGGGGTACAGAACAATGAACAGAGTGTACCTGAATGGACACAAAATTTGTGCATTAAAGTTGAACTCCATTTCCCCCAGAACATCAAAAGTCATTTTATGCATCACTCTGTACTGCAATTAGAGGCCGATTAGCAGTTTGCAACAAAGATAACATCAATCAGGTTAGACAAGGCGCTATTAAACTTAAGGGAGGGTGATCTCTTTATGTTGCAGTGAATCTTGGCTGTTAACCTGAAGACACCTCTGCAGTTCAGAGTGCCTGCGTTTCCATTACCTGGCCCACTTGATGAGGTACGGGAGGTGGTTTAGGAGGCTGAAGGTGTAAAAGGAATAGCGGATGATTTCTGTTACTGTCCAAGCAACTACAAAAAGCAGAACACTGTCTTCATTTTGTACCTGCAATAAGAGGAAGACAAGTTGAAACACAAAGAACATTTAAGTGAAAAGAAAAGCATCTGTTTCTGTAAAAGCGGAATCCCAGGAAGTACCATGCTTCTAGCACGAGATGATAAATAACACTGAGGTTTCCTTGGGCTTTAACCATATACTATTAATTTCTTCTTAACAAACGCCCATCTCCACCCCCATCCCCATCATTCTGACTGTAACTGGgatgggaaataagactcctattgcatagcggtttcagccattccaggttttaatttaTGCTTGATTGGCCATGGTGTAGAGGTCAtgagctcaggtgagtcttattaaactcatagtgaaaccaggaatggatcaaactgctatgcaacatgagtcatatttccatccctgtgcaaACAGATTTTTGTTCTGTTGCACCCCCTGGACAGCACAGGAGCCACTTCCTAGGGGGAACCTGCTTGTTTTCTCTTGTTCTGCACAGTACTATTATTAACTGTTCAGCACTTTGAAAAGTGACTGCAGGAGGGACTCTTCACAAGTCTGGTTTGTACTGTGCTGCTGTTGTGTACAGTCCTACCTCTCTCACACTGTGGGTGACTGCCCAGGTCAGGAAGACTCGGGACATGACTTGGAATCCAGTCAGAACCACGGACGAGGGAACGATTCctgcaacaacaaaacagcaaaactttAAAGTAATTCACTTTATTGAAGGGGACAGGGGATGCAGTTTTGCAATGTGCAGTAATTCAGAAACCTATGAGATTATGAGACTAGACAAACATTCTTTGCCATACTGCTGTCAAATGCAGTACAGCACCTTACTGTTTCTGTACATTTTCTGTGCAGTAAACCAGATCTCATTTGGGCAAACAAAACAGTGGTAGATTTGTCCACTGCACTATTTTACACAATCATAAAATTACAGGGGACAACATGgatgaaacacacaaaaaaaagctaGTGATTATATATGGTCAGCAGATGGCGCTACAGTCCACACAATTTGCAGTTCAAGAGCATTTGGTTATAAAGCAAGAGGTCTAATGGAAAAGGTCAGACCTCAGTAACTGCATGTAACCTGCTAACCTGACAGCGTGGATGTGTGTGCATTCCCTTGATCTATCAAATCAGAACCATGTTTAACACAGTACTGCAATCTACTGAGAGGCGGTTTTTATCTGAAAAGTGACTTTAGACTGCCTGTAGTTGCTTATGGCTCTGCAGGTGTGTTTCACACTCCCTGGGGTCTGGTTCTAGTGAACTCTACAGGGTGCTCCAGAACGCTTTCAAAAGGAGGTTATTTCATAATACTGgtaaaacatttaaagcaaagttaGCTGAAATATGACCTACCTACAGCACAGTGTAAAAtctggacagagagagagagagagaaaccaaaTTAGTTACACTGTTCAGAAAGTTAAATAaacttgcaatttttttttcagggatttAATATGAGGAGGTTTATGCCATGCTACTAGTGCACTGGTTATGACTGTATAGCACATTGTCCATTCACCCGGAGTCAAATTATTCAGGACCATACCTCTATGCATTACCATACTAACTAACATATCACACTGCAACATTGCTGTTCAGTCCTCAAAGGGGCTGCTGTGGTCGTTTCTGGAGCACTTGAGTCCAGACAAATATACAACCTGTAGCTATAGAATTGGTGCCAGAAGACCATGGCTCTGAATTCAAGGTAGGCACCAACCCAGCTGGACCACTGCACTGCCCTTCACCAGTGCTGAATGTGACTCGACCGGCAAGCACCCCAGttcaaatacagaacagaagttcCTTAGGCTTTAGAAGAAAACCAATGAGGTATACAATTGGAAAATGTTAGAAAGAACCCCCCATTCCTGTATTATATGCTATTTTGCTGCATGTCagtacagaacaaaaaataaatacagcataattttatttttgttatttcttgatatctttgtttttcactttgactcaaaACACATAAGCACAAAAGATAATATGACATGACTACAGCACTatccacttcctgtgttacaggtaatgtAGCCAGAGTAAAGTTTACAGTCAGGTGCTATTCTGTATTGGAAACCATGTGGTGCTTCCATTAGCTGTAACACAGGCAATTAACAGGGAGATAAAACAATGTGCCAGCATCAAACCTACAGTGTTGCAAGAGCACAAAATGTGAGAATGCTGTTtggtaaagaaaagaaaataataatttctcctttaaaaatgcaTACGGCATAATACTGTGCTAAAACTCTGGCTTAAAACAGGCTAGCCCTCTAGCTAAAGAATCAGGTGGTCTGTTGTAAGCCATTAGCATCTGCCAACAGTGGCTACGATAAGAAATGGCCAGATCATATACTCTGGCCTGTTATTGGTTGAAAGCAAAGGGTCAAAGGTTCAGCTCCACCTACCTCGAGGAGTGCTCCAGTCTGGAAGAATTTCAAGGGCCTCTCTATTGAGTAATATAGGCCATGGTAACTGCCTTTGGAAAGATATGCACGCACCAAACCAACAGCTATAACAAGCCACCTAAAATGGAAACAATTGTTACTTGCACAGCTttgataacaaaaaacaaaaaagagtggGCATTACGCACCGACTCCAAAGGCATGTACTGCTGTCAGATCCCCTTTGTTACACTTACCTGCTGACGCTGCTTCACACTCAGCATGCTTAGAACTAAACGGGTGGAATGTAAGAGCCCCTGCCCCCCTTGACACCAGTATGTGTTGCTGGAGGAAGCCCTGGAAAGCTGATAGTGAGCTTGCAAGCCTCTCCCAGCCAGTGTCACAATCAGACAAGGACATAAATGGGCACATCTGGccacaaatatttacaaaagcCCTTGACAGATCTCAGCTGTGACAGGAATATGTTGTAATTGGCTGTTTTTGCCCCAGAATGAATCCAAATGTGCATGATGGAGTAATTCAACTGTGTTAATTTTCCTTATATTTTTCAGCTCATGAGGACCTGGAGAACATCTGAAGGGTTTATGCCACACTGGTAGTAgcgcaagacaaatgcataaaaaGGAGTAGCACAGCAAAAGagaaataacaaaatgcatgtttttttgtacaatttgatttatcaatgcaaataaaaaaaaaggctaggAACAAGAACATTGACTTTTTcatattgctgctgctgctgcttttgaaATTGCTACgtattctttacatttaaaacagatcaATATGTCAGCCTAAAAGCCACATTACAATGATACTGTAGCATCACTGTAGCTGAACAATTCATGCAGCTACAGAATTTGAATCAATAAAATATTTCCTGCAACAGAAAAAAGCTGCAGTTggacctggattaaaaaaaactaattgaatGTAAAATCAGTCAACAACCggtattttaaaaatcaattgcaTTACCGTGTTTTAGAACTAGTAACATGATCACTGTGTTCCTGTATTAGCTTGGTTTTTGCAGTTGTTTAAATTGGGATATGCGGATTGGACTGGAAAGAGGACTACTGATCAGGTTGCTGATTAAAGCCTTATAAAGTGCTGACGAAACATAGTGGAAATAAAATAGCACAAAGTCCAATCACACACCATTTTCAATAGCGCGTACCTGCCTGCttactgcacacagcacagtctCATGTTTGTTTGCATTCTGTCTGTACGTGTAAGCTCCCTTCTTATCTCTAACCTATATGAGTAATGATTGATTAAAGCTGCAGACTAACATCCATGGGAACAAGCTGAGCCTCCAAACACATTGTAACAAGACTGATTAAACAGCAGTCATATTGGTGGGGGGTCTCTCTCATCACCCAGATGAAACTGTCCTGGCAATGCCCAATGGCGGGTGTGGGGCTGAAGATTCCTGCCATAGTGCGGTTTGGACCAGTCACTTGCAGAGTAATGAACTAATCCCCTTAAAACGGACACTTCACAAGGGCCATTCAGTGAGGCGGCTACACTTGTTACACTGATACCAGAGTCCAAGAGTTCTGTGGAGATAAACACAGAATTCCGTTCACCAAAAAAAGTCTGGTGTCTTGCTGGTATTCTGACATCGCCGACTCAGCCAATGAAACAAACTGCCTTTCATCGAATGGACCCACAAGTAGTCTGAATACTATCTAACCCTATCTAATCCCTCCAAGGCTGAATACTGACGCAGCAATAATGAACCACTGCACTTTGTCTCTATCAGGTTTAAAGTGTTTAGCCTGTACCAGTGTTAGCATCTATTTGGTAAAGATTTCAAAAGACCTGTCTTAAAGATGCTTgcatgaataataaaaaagaaaaatattacattCAGTCAATTTACTAGAACTTAAGGTTGGATTTCCTGCTGTACCAAATAAATCAGGATCTGATGCAATGAATCCCTCTAAAAATACCCTGAGGATAGAGTTACAcactttcaattattattattattattattattattattattattattatttgcatataAAAGTTTGGGGGTTAGTGTCAAGTAAAAAATAGGGTCTTCACATCTGAAATATCtaaaatgctctctctctctctctctgcagagtGCCTGCATTTCTTCTAGAGATAAAGAACAGAATTCACATTGTAAAATCACTGGTTATTAGTGGTTTCAACCCCAGTTGCAGGTATTTTCCACGATGAACCCACAGGGAACAAGCAACCTAGATAAAAGTTCAGACTGCGTACCAGGAAGCTGGCACAGTAGCCGTCTGTTGCAGGCATTGTCTGGTGGTACAGAGGCATTGATTCAAGGGGCTGTAATATTGTacgtacatacatatatatttacattgtaaacAAAACTCAAAGAAATTGGGGGATGTACACAAACggtttaaatgctttaaaaaaagcattacttCAGGACGCTTCAGACAAAAAACACAATGGTATGTAAgagaaaaggtttttttaaaaatgtaaacacaagtttaaaagattaaaaaatattttattttcagggcatttcgggcaaaagcccttcttcagctgttaaaaaaaaaaaaaaaaaagtcttgaaaataagattttaaacttcgtgtacattttttaaaaacctttttctttcatatgccttcaattttgtacaccgcagttatatacacacacacacacacacacatacacatacaaattgACAACAATGAACAACCGGCAGAGCCAATATGagcctttgaaataaaacagaccCCTGTCTGTACCTAAGTGATGTTGAGCAAGCTTGCTTTCTACACACAATACTGATTTAGGACCGCTACAAGACTACCGCTATCTGGTATTACTGTGAATTTAGacattacttaaaataaataaataaataaagtttacttTGGTAAAGCGTACACCACGTTAGTAGTATATAGTaaaacaagaaatatatataatatatatatatatatatatatatacacacatacatacataggcttgcgaaagtattgaccccccttggcatttttcatattttgttgccttacaacctggaattaaaaaggatttttatttagatttcatgtaatggacatacacaaaatagtccaaattggtgaagtgaaatgaaaaaaataacttttttaaaaaattcaaaaaaataaataacggaaaagtggtgcgtgcatatgtattcaccccctttgctattaagcctctaaataagatctggtgcaaccaattaccttcagaagtcacataattagttaaataaagtccacctgtgtgcaatctaagtgtcacatgatctcagtatatatacacctgttctgaaaggccccagagtctgcaacaccactaagcaaggggcaccaccaagcaagggcaccatgaagaccaaggagctctccaaacaggtcagggacaaagttgtggagaagtacagatcagggttggtttataaaaaaatatccgaaactttgaacatcccacggagcaccattaaagccattattaaaaaatggaaagaatatggcaccacaacaaacctggcaagagagggccgcccaccaaaactcacagaccaggcaaggagggcattaatcagacaggcaacaaagagaccaaagataaccctgaaggagctgcaaagctccacagcggagattggagtatctgtccataggaccactttaagccgtacactccacagagctgggctttacgg from Polyodon spathula isolate WHYD16114869_AA chromosome 11, ASM1765450v1, whole genome shotgun sequence encodes the following:
- the LOC121322601 gene encoding very-long-chain (3R)-3-hydroxyacyl-CoA dehydratase 2-like — its product is MAAPAAKGSSRTAQNDVASVKKKGPGALATAYLVIYNVVMTAGWLVIAVGLVRAYLSKGSYHGLYYSIERPLKFFQTGALLEILHCAVGIVPSSVVLTGFQVMSRVFLTWAVTHSVREVQNEDSVLLFVVAWTVTEIIRYSFYTFSLLNHLPYLIKWARYTLFIVLYPMGVTGELLTIYAALPYVQKTGLYSVTLPNKYNFSFDYYTFLILVMVSYIPLFPQLYFHMMRQRKKVLASGEEHQKSN